A region from the Vicia villosa cultivar HV-30 ecotype Madison, WI linkage group LG3, Vvil1.0, whole genome shotgun sequence genome encodes:
- the LOC131659406 gene encoding uncharacterized protein LOC131659406 translates to MYHVHVVLSFNPLLLMLFYPNCFLCCSNLAGWVATMQWVLILMTMMMKGKKCRSLKKKSVVIRREVLLLEKKRTRAPLKKLLRAHNGIAVHDLTLGKMLLGLLSTVLIAFPMDRFHGYFQEKLKIGEPLECGEVQN, encoded by the exons ATGTATCACGTTCATGTTGTTCTCAGTTTTAACCCTCTCTTATTAATGTTGTTTTATCCTAATTGTTTTTTGTGCTGCAGCAATTTGGCGGGATGGGTGGCGACGATGCAGTGGGTGTTGATTTTGATGACAATGATGATGAAG GGCAAGAAGTGTCGAAGCCTGAAAAAGAAGAGCGTGGTGATAAGGAGGGAGGTTCTGCTGTTGGAAAAGAAGCGGACAAGAGCACCGTTGAAGAAGCTACTCCGAGCACATAATGGCATTGCAGTTCATGATCTTACACTTGGAAAAATGCTTTTGGGTCTGCTGTCAACAGTTTTAATAGCATTTCCAATGGACAGATTTCATGGTTATTTCCAAGAGAAACTGAAAATCGGAGA GCCCCTTGAATGTGGTGAAGTTCAGAATTAA
- the LOC131659407 gene encoding uncharacterized protein LOC131659407, with the protein MGCYISLVSAFVAKLAESDSLAKRPGSEWRTSKNIDNGNGDEIVYNWREQTSTPECLSTQLRTCLIKQFTYTKCGLQFAEYILRNSKVLDTMSIKSASFVNENVKHQMLMILASEEFKAFKSVGSYGLFHDGCFNNLLLRSVFFYSTRKEKGADPSLTEFYFRTHRKKDQSWVGVHVESTYDKFEQKKLEISSQNPTIPGEDEADSQPTNEMPPDLDIWAESVGKKKGNRVFGLGTASKTLVFVSKKHSSLSSDSQEVDVLRSQVHALNASLQRQEQEKMVMRQQLHRKEEKMAEANNKISFLMNHLGFIGFSSHPPQPTNESDHLNEDGVDETNEEDLSNEF; encoded by the exons atggggtgttacatttctcTTGTTTCAGCTTTTGTGGCTAAGTTAGCG GAATCTGATTCATTGGCCAAACGGCCAGGTTCTGAGTGGAGAACTAGTAAGAACATT GACAATGGGAATGGAGACGAAATTGTGTATAATTGGAGGGAACAAACATCTACTCCGGAATGTCTTTCAACACAGCTTAGAACATGTTTGATTAAacaatttacatacacaaaatgtgGTCTTCAATTTGCTGAATATATTTTGAGGAATTCAAAGGTACTGGACACAATGTCAATCAAGAGTGCTTCATTCGTAAATGAAAATGTCAAGCACCAAATGTTAATGATATTAGCTTCGGAGGAATTCAAAG CGTTTAAGTCCGTGGGTAGCTATGGGTTGTTTCATGATGGGTGTTTCAATAATCTTCTTCTAAGATCTGTCTTCTTCTACTCAACA AGAAAGGAAAAGGGTGCAGATCCATCATTGACCGAGTTCTATTTTCGCACACATCGGAAAAAGGATCAAAGTTGGGTTGGAGTTCATGTTGAATCTACATAT gATAAATTTGAACAGAAAAAGTTGGAGATTTCTTCCCAGAATCCAACTATTCCAGGAGAGGACGAAGCTGATAGTCAACCAACTAATGAAATGCCACCTGATTTGGATATATGGGCAGAGTCGGTTGGAAAGAAGAAAGGGAATAGGGTATTTGGTCTTGGAACCGCATCTAAGACTTTGGTTTTTGTATCAAAGAAACACTCAAGTCTTTCAAGTGACTCTCAAGAGGTTGATGTCTTGAGAAGTCAAGTCCATGCTTTAAATGCATCGTTGCAAAGACAAGAACAAGAGAAGATGGTGATGAGGCAACAATTGCATCGAAAAGAAGAAAAGATGGCCGAAGCGaataataaaatttcatttttaatgaacCATTTAGGATTTATTGGGTTTTCTTCTCATCCACCACAACCCACTAATGAAAGTGATCACTTAAATGAAGATGGCGTCGATGAAACAAATGAAGAAGACCttagtaatgaattttga